One Oryzias latipes chromosome 21, ASM223467v1 genomic window, cccccccccccccccccatcccgtCCCTCAAAAAAAATTAACCTCCCCACCAACCCACCCCATTCCAGAtgggggctttgatgttacaaTAAATGCTCATTcttcatttgttatttattcaaCCAGTCTCTCTCATAAGTTAGGATCTAGCCTTAAAAAAGAGAGGCTTAAGTTTACATAATTCAGGATAACAGGCGATACCCAGAACAATCCTCCACTTCCTACTGCTCCATCGTCAGTATATCACTTAAAATCCAGACacagtgattttattttatttttatctgcgGTGTGTTGTTGTCAATGACGAGCTGTTATGATTTTCTTGGTAAGACATTCTTTTTGACCAAGGGTTTTTTTTGGCAAACGTTTGATGATTCAGTTCCCTCTGATAACAAATCCTCGTAGCATTCTAGAGATTGTCTCTTCTCCACTGTGCCGTGGAGTTCTGTCCCAAGGGCTTCACCCATCAGAgataaatatgtgcaaattctTGGTTTCGACAGCGTAACCTCCTGCTGTAGAAGGCAAAGTTTGGCTCTGCAGCTGAAGCAGAGCTCAAACGGGACAAGGCAGGCAATCCATCTCCGCTCGCCGGGCTACGCAGAGGGGCCGGAGCTGTGGGAGGCAGGCTGGGTGAGGGTTGCGGTGTTTGGGGTTCCTGCTGAGGCTGCTGTTGGAGCAGCGGGTGGAGAGCCAGTCTGAACCTGGGCTTGGAACTGAGCCATCTGCTCTGGGCTGGCCAGCGTCTTCAGCAGTGTGTTTTCTTGCTCCAGTTGAGAGTTCCGCTCAAGCAGCTCCTTGATTTGCTCCTTTAAGACCTCCACCTCTTCACGCACAGCATACATCAGGTGACTCTTCACCAGGTCCTGCAGAGATTGACATACAAGGTTTTTCTGAATCCTCTGCATCACAATTATGTCTCACAATAATGTATTTTGGTCTGTTCCAAgagctttagctgtttttaaccaaaataaataaaacctgtgtggttttctatgacatagtttctggagagcaGCAGTAGCTCATCAGAAACTCTCCTGAGTTGTGGGTCAAAACgctctctcccgctagtttaTAACCTCTCAGAActtcaacctaacattacgggTGCAACAAAGATAGCGGGCAATTTCAGAGCTTTCCAGCTGTACAGATGAGCAAAACAGAGTCGTACACTGATCCATTTTTCTGTAAGTGGAGGCATTACAgttggagcggagcaggagcTTCTGACCCACTGTTGTAGAtgcagacacccccccccccccccccaacagcaTTTCAGCATTTAACACGCATGCTCCTGATTCCCCacgatttgtataaagaaatactcaagaaTTGAATTTTAGTATGCTACAAAAACACGGTAAACAACAATTTTCCCCGGAGTAgattttaacaacaacaacaacaacagggttccacataaaacaaacagatcttgaaaaacattcacacttttttaaaaatataattgaaattttgttttttatctttcacAATTAATGCAATAAACCACTATCAGCGAAACcaaaatgacaatttttaaGAACTTAAACTTTGATATGCTAAAAGAAGAAATAGAAAGAAGTttgcataattaaaaagaaatatttcaggTTAATGGACCTAGTTCTATTATCACCAAAATAACTGCAGTGTTTAAATTATACtagaaaaagaaatcatttgtgatatgtttttttttctaggagATGCATTCAAAGGCAAGTGTATACTTGACCAACGATTTTcctaaaagttttgtttttatacattttttactgAATGAATGCtatgcaataaaacaaatatcaagaaaaaaaaacttttattttaaataaaacttgataAGTTTGTCGGAGAATTATCAAAGAAAAAGTGATGAGAATATATTCCAAGCTGCAACGTCACTAAGACCGCCCACATCTGTGTGTCTGTCAGCCAATCAAATCTGGAGATATTTTTAACCATGCGCAAGAGCCTTCAGCTTTGCCTAGCAACAGACCTAACAACGGAGAAAGTGAAACAAGATACAAACCTGAAAAGCCTGTAAAGtagattttatttcagttataGTTTGTATTACAGTGTAATAAAATATATGtagtatataaatatatacataaatttcctgtatataaaaatattgacaggaaatatcaaataaaagCCCCGCTGTGGCTGTCGGAGACGAATCTTGTTTAGGAAGTTACCTTGATAAAAACGTGATGTTGTCATATTAACATGAAAACTACAagataatttattatttttattcactaGTAGCTCctatgttttcaaaaatgttagcTTATTATTCGCTAGAaaatttaacattaacaaaaatggGACACATGATAGCAGCCCCCCAGTTCAGAGGTTcacatggatggatgatgtctCTCTTCTGGTTTTACAAAACCACCAGACACGCACAGCTATAGTTGACATCATTACAGCATTAAGACATGTAATGGATGACGACTCACCATTGCTTGTTCAATTTTGTTGTCTATTGCCACGACACTGGCTCCGGACGAgctgtaaaagaagaaaagaggagtCAAACATCACAGTTTGCTGCAGTGGGGAAAGATGGGAGACGCGCACGGTCTCTCCCTGCACAAGAATGTGGGCCTTTACGCGAAGCATCTGGAAATTTCTATTAAACCAGCTGCCTTTTTCCAGCATAAAGCCATGCCTCGTTTGGCTTCCCCGGACCGCGTTCATCATGTCCCGTGAGAAAACAATGGTCCGAACGCTGCTACCGCCACAGAACCGGGACAGGTTGGGACAAGTCCTAATGAGAAGCCGTGTGTCGTGGTTCTTTTACCTTTTGTCGGGCTGGACGTGTGAGCTCTCCGCGCTTAGCAGCGACGACAAAAACGATATGGAGAAATTTCTCAGCTGGCAGACGCCTAGATCCATAGCAACGCTGTAGCACGGCGAATTCACGCTGTTCATTTTCCACCGCTCTTGAGCAAGGCCGCTTCCAGGAGACCAGCGAGCACTGCGACGCGCATCCGCCACTCTTCGGCACTAAGGTCCAGTAAAAGCTGGGGTACCGACCGCAGCGATACGGACTCGAGCCAAGGTCAGCTCATCTCAACGCTACACAAAGGTCTGCGGTTTTCTACGAGCACCGCATAATTTATTCAGCAGCGCAAGGAGAAGTCgctttctgattggtcaaacggAGCGACACGCCATTTGGGAACGCCCCCTTTCGCATCTCAGCTGGCATGCTCTGCATACACCAGCTCAGCAGAAGAACCCAAGGAAAAAGGGCGACAGTCGAGAACATACACACTATCTAACATTTggaattgtttttacttttagccCAAAAAGCACAATAATTTGCTCTTAAGAAAGTTCCAATCTCAAGTCCCCCCCCTAAATCAATGTGCACTCAGAATCCATTGACACAATATGCCATCCCTTTCACCGCTGCCAACAACAAACTAACAAATTCACGTGGGCAATGTGAGAGCAAGGACACAATATCAAAAAGATGCAAGTCTAAGATGCCTGTTAATCAAAGAGATCAAGGTTCCTTCTACTACTCCCATGCGTGTATATATATCGCCTCCTAGTGGCCAAAAGGGAGAGCAATTATTGAATCATCCTAGAAAAGATTGCTGTGAAACTTGACCAGCTCCAATAatcaaaaggaataaaatttaaagacccactccaatgaaaattgtgttttgaacatCTTCTTGAAGcccttttctcatgatggaagggATATATAAAAggatttaagattaaaacagcatttctgagtatttctgtatttaaattgtGATAGATCTGGAGTAGATAAAAccctgcagtttgaaaaaaacctcagttgtgATGCGGCAATGAAATAGGTGGGCCAAAgtttccctgctccgctccattctgatgcatccacttgctgagaagtaaatacacaaacatcttcattttcttcgtcCGAGCTAGCATCTGGCTTataactggacggctggatagctctgatattgctcgcggTTTTTGTTACACTGACAAAGttaatgattaaaagaccactgggaatgcttttactattgataaaaaagatgattggagtgggactaaagattaaaaacaaattgttcAATAGGTAGGACTCCctttttaaaatgcactttCGAAGATGTAGTTAAAAAGCTAAATTAGATGTGAAACAGTAGCTTAAATTACCCATGCTCaatttttctcataaaaagTATCTTTCAAATCCAATTCACTCAATTTAAGATCAGCCAACCTTATTCTTGCGTCTGCAtaacttttttatgtttcacttgttttatgttttttaattcttgGAATTCTGCAACTGTTTGCTGCGAGTTGTTCACAAGCACTATGTTCCCTTTTGTTGCGTTTCTCTTACAGAAGTCTATCTCCTTTTTTCTGACTCAATTACACGCCCAAAAGCGCCTTCAAAAAACGCCAATACTGGGAGTATCCTGGACACAGAAATTCCACAATAAATTTTCAGTCAGACCCCCACAAACCACATCAACTCCCACATGCACCACTCCTCCCGCAAAGTGCAAAAAACTGGAGAACCCGAATGAAAAGTGCAAGTCCAGGTCATATTCGCACTTTAACATATTTAAATGTCCTCCGGAATAGGTTGAAGAtgaattttatgttgttttaaaaaaaatctggtttaaACTGTTTACAAGTCTTATGAGGCTTTGAAAAAGTTCTGATTTAACTgaaaacatctatttttttctagACAGGGAGTGCATAGGAAGCTGCTTTAAAATGCAACTTGAACACAAATAGACCCCAGATATGAGATACTGGTGTCAAGTCTGGGAACCTGcactgaaacacaaagaaaagcctCAGGGGTTCCCGTTAACCATGCATACAGAAACAAAACCCTAGTGAGAGACTAAAATATTTTAGGACTTGTAGTGTTTGGGATGAAAACAGGTGTAAGCAAATAAATCTAAGACCTAGAAGTCTTACGTTAAGGGAAGTAGCTTGGTGACTTTGTTTCTTGA contains:
- the LOC101164106 gene encoding TSC22 domain family protein 1 isoform X3; translation: MFQLSHASMRLQTIQLQGHEEMAIKILFRELENHLKSSSGASVVAIDNKIEQAMDLVKSHLMYAVREEVEVLKEQIKELLERNSQLEQENTLLKTLASPEQMAQFQAQVQTGSPPAAPTAASAGTPNTATLTQPASHSSGPSA
- the LOC101164106 gene encoding TSC22 domain family protein 1 isoform X2; the protein is MNSVNSPCYSVAMDLGVCQLRNFSISFLSSLLSAESSHVQPDKSSSGASVVAIDNKIEQAMDLVKSHLMYAVREEVEVLKEQIKELLERNSQLEQENTLLKTLASPEQMAQFQAQVQTGSPPAAPTAASAGTPNTATLTQPASHSSGPSA